GCTCGCGCCCGCCGCGGGCGCGTCGTGAACGCCGGTTCACCCCAACGCGGACGAGACTTTATGCACCTGAGCCCCATCGAAAACCCCTCCAGCTCGTGGCTGAAGCTGGCGTACAAGGCTTCGGCGAAGCGGTTCGGAAAGGTGATCGGCCCGCTGAAGGTGATCTATGCCCGCAAACCGGGGCTGATGGTGCTGGCGCTGCACATCCAGCGGACGATGGAGCACGGGCTGTCGCTGGAGCCGTCGCTGCGCCGGCTGGTGCAGGTGCAGGCCGCGCGGCAGAACGGCTGCACGTTCTGCGAGGACATCACTCTGGCCGAGGCCATCCGCCAGCGGGTGGGGGCAGAAAAGTTCGCGGCCCTCGCGGACTATCGCACCAGCCCCGTGTTCACGGAGCGGGAGCGCGCCGCCTTGGCGTTCGGGGAAGAGGCGACCATGCGCCGGTCCGTGTCGGCGGATACCGTGGCGGCGCTGCGCGAGCACTTCAGCGACGTGGAGATCGTGGAGCTCACCTGGCTGAACGCGGCCGAGAACTACTTCAACCTGCAGGCGGCGGTGCTGGGCATCGAGTCCGACGGGCTGGCGGCGCTGGCGTCGGCGCCCCGGAAGGGCTGAATCGGCCGCACGGACGCGCCACCCGTCACGGCCCGCACTTGGGGCAGCGGGCGACGAGCTTGCCGTCCCCCGGCAGCTCGCGGGCGAGCCACGCGCGCAGGGCAGACTTGGTGTCGGCGCAGACCTGGCGCGC
This window of the Longimicrobium sp. genome carries:
- a CDS encoding carboxymuconolactone decarboxylase family protein, coding for MHLSPIENPSSSWLKLAYKASAKRFGKVIGPLKVIYARKPGLMVLALHIQRTMEHGLSLEPSLRRLVQVQAARQNGCTFCEDITLAEAIRQRVGAEKFAALADYRTSPVFTERERAALAFGEEATMRRSVSADTVAALREHFSDVEIVELTWLNAAENYFNLQAAVLGIESDGLAALASAPRKG